A single region of the Phycisphaerae bacterium RAS1 genome encodes:
- the glgP gene encoding Glycogen phosphorylase: MHRNIRTFVVIPSLPEPLEPLRQLAYNLWWSWTPPAADLFRRLDLELWRKVNHNPVALLQQIDQSRLEAASRDDAYMAQLLRVVDAFYIYMNGRTWFDEHYPQEKGSIIAYFSLEFGLHESIPIYSGGLGILAGDHLKSASDLGIPLAAVGLMYRQGYFQQQLTEDGWQLESYPPHDFHGWPVQPALDDKKQPVRITVMLGHYRLTAQVWRVQVGRVTLHLLDADIPENSPELRAVTGKLYGGDQLMRIRQEILLGIGGYRALRAVGITPSVCHMNEGHAAFLAIERVRQLMHEHQLSFRDAREAVAGGNLFTTHTPVPAGIDRFDPRLVEDQLGWMAGELGLDLRGLLAMGREDPGHAQETFCMPILALRMSYRSNGVSKLHGEVARGMWQSYWPQVPREEVPLIHVTNGIHTRSWTSAQMNELLEQYLGPNWAESPPDDALWQRIDSIPDAELWRVHVRCRERMIADVRNRVRDQLKRRGAPPAEVRAADEILDPETLTIGFARRFAPYKRATLLFRNPQRLAALLSDDQYPVQFIFAGKAHPADGAGKELIKQISAMCMRPEFRRRIVFLENYEMSMARELVQGVDMWLNNPLRLHEASGTSGMKVPPNGGLNLSCLDGWWPEAFNGENGWVIGDGRIYDDLGYQDHVEAESLYNLLEREIIPMFYRRTKENVPRAWLGRMKASMKTIVPAYSTNRMLRDYTTRMYLPALRRTRRFAEQEFSSAKTLATWKESLRAQWHQVRVTEVVAADKDVVKVGDQLEVRARVHLGSVKPEDVAVEAYFGPIGPGGEFTEGRAVPLKYANGDAGAEHWFAGTVPCSSSGQQGYAIRVVPNNEDLADRYDQGLVVWA, encoded by the coding sequence ATGCACCGAAATATTCGCACGTTCGTCGTCATCCCTTCGCTGCCCGAGCCGCTCGAGCCCTTGCGGCAACTGGCCTACAACCTCTGGTGGTCGTGGACGCCGCCCGCCGCCGACCTGTTCCGCCGGCTCGATCTCGAGCTGTGGCGGAAGGTGAACCACAACCCGGTCGCCTTGCTGCAGCAGATTGACCAGTCGCGGCTCGAGGCCGCTTCGCGCGACGACGCGTACATGGCGCAGCTCCTGCGCGTGGTGGACGCTTTTTACATCTACATGAACGGGCGAACCTGGTTCGATGAGCACTACCCACAGGAGAAAGGCAGCATCATCGCCTACTTCTCACTCGAGTTCGGCCTGCACGAGAGCATCCCGATCTACTCCGGAGGCCTCGGCATTCTGGCGGGCGATCATCTGAAGTCGGCGTCCGATCTGGGCATCCCGCTCGCCGCCGTTGGTCTGATGTACCGCCAGGGGTACTTCCAGCAACAGCTCACCGAGGACGGCTGGCAGCTCGAGAGCTATCCGCCCCATGACTTTCACGGCTGGCCGGTCCAGCCGGCGCTGGACGACAAGAAGCAGCCGGTTCGCATTACGGTCATGCTGGGCCATTACCGCCTGACGGCCCAGGTCTGGCGCGTGCAGGTCGGACGCGTGACGCTCCACCTGCTCGACGCCGACATCCCCGAGAACAGCCCGGAGCTGCGGGCCGTCACCGGCAAGCTCTACGGCGGCGACCAGCTCATGCGCATTCGCCAGGAGATCCTCCTGGGAATCGGCGGCTATCGCGCCCTGCGGGCCGTCGGCATCACCCCCTCCGTGTGCCACATGAACGAGGGCCACGCGGCTTTCCTGGCGATCGAGCGCGTGCGGCAACTGATGCACGAGCACCAGTTGAGCTTCCGCGACGCGCGCGAGGCGGTCGCCGGCGGAAACCTCTTCACCACCCACACGCCCGTGCCGGCCGGCATCGACCGCTTCGACCCGCGCCTGGTCGAAGATCAGCTCGGCTGGATGGCGGGCGAGCTGGGGCTGGACCTGCGCGGCCTGCTGGCGATGGGCCGCGAAGACCCCGGCCACGCACAGGAAACCTTCTGCATGCCGATCCTCGCGCTGCGCATGTCGTATCGCAGCAACGGCGTGAGCAAGCTGCACGGCGAGGTCGCCCGCGGCATGTGGCAGAGCTACTGGCCGCAGGTGCCGCGCGAGGAAGTGCCGCTGATTCACGTCACCAACGGCATCCACACGCGCAGTTGGACCAGCGCCCAGATGAACGAGCTGCTGGAGCAGTATCTCGGGCCGAATTGGGCCGAGTCCCCGCCGGACGACGCGCTCTGGCAGCGGATCGACAGCATCCCGGACGCCGAGCTGTGGCGCGTCCACGTACGCTGCCGCGAGCGCATGATCGCCGACGTGCGCAATCGCGTGCGCGACCAGCTCAAGCGCCGCGGCGCCCCGCCGGCCGAAGTCCGCGCCGCTGACGAAATTCTCGATCCCGAAACGCTGACCATCGGCTTCGCGCGGCGCTTCGCGCCCTACAAGCGCGCCACGCTGCTCTTCCGCAATCCACAGCGGCTGGCGGCGCTGCTGTCCGACGATCAGTATCCGGTGCAGTTCATCTTCGCCGGCAAGGCGCATCCGGCCGACGGCGCCGGCAAGGAACTCATCAAGCAGATCAGCGCCATGTGCATGCGGCCCGAGTTCCGCCGCCGCATCGTCTTCCTCGAAAACTACGAAATGTCCATGGCCCGCGAGCTGGTGCAGGGCGTGGATATGTGGCTCAACAACCCGCTCCGCCTGCACGAGGCCAGCGGAACCAGCGGCATGAAAGTGCCGCCCAACGGCGGCCTGAATCTATCGTGTCTCGACGGGTGGTGGCCCGAGGCCTTCAACGGCGAGAACGGCTGGGTCATCGGCGACGGGCGCATCTATGACGACCTGGGATACCAGGATCACGTCGAGGCCGAGTCGCTCTATAACCTGCTCGAACGCGAAATCATCCCGATGTTCTATCGCCGCACGAAGGAAAACGTGCCGCGCGCCTGGCTGGGGCGGATGAAGGCGTCGATGAAGACCATCGTGCCCGCCTACAGCACCAACCGCATGCTGCGCGACTACACCACGCGCATGTACCTGCCGGCTCTGCGGCGGACGCGGCGCTTCGCCGAGCAGGAATTCAGCTCGGCCAAGACGCTGGCGACGTGGAAGGAGTCCCTGCGCGCCCAGTGGCACCAGGTCCGCGTGACCGAAGTCGTGGCCGCGGACAAGGACGTCGTGAAGGTCGGCGATCAGCTCGAGGTCCGCGCCCGCGTGCACCTCGGCTCCGTCAAACCGGAAGACGTCGCCGTCGAAGCCTATTTCGGCCCGATCGGCCCCGGCGGCGAATTCACCGAAGGCCGGGCCGTGCCGCTCAAATACGCCAACGGCGACGCCGGCGCCGAGCACTGGTTCGCCGGCACCGTCCCGTGCAGCAGCAGCGGGCAGCAGGGCTACGCCATCCGCGTGGTGCCCAACAACGAGGATCTCGCGGATCGCTACGATCAGGGGCTGGTCGTGTGGGCCTGA
- a CDS encoding PIN domain protein: MQIYLDVCCLNRPFDDQSRQRIRLESDAVQAILERVERGEFQLLTSGAADSELIRVADFDRREAVRELAGRACRHIPLSSDIGRRALALEQGKLDPLDALHLAYAESVPCDILFTVDDAFVRRAARLSPPSPVRVVNPAPWILEHEHGGETA; encoded by the coding sequence ATGCAAATCTACCTGGACGTTTGCTGCCTGAACCGGCCGTTTGACGATCAGTCGCGGCAGCGGATTCGGCTGGAGAGCGACGCCGTTCAGGCAATTCTGGAACGAGTGGAACGCGGCGAGTTTCAGCTTCTCACAAGCGGGGCGGCAGATTCCGAACTGATCCGGGTCGCAGATTTTGATCGCCGCGAGGCCGTGCGTGAGCTTGCAGGCCGCGCCTGCCGGCACATTCCCCTTTCGTCCGATATTGGAAGACGAGCGCTTGCGCTGGAACAAGGGAAGTTGGATCCGCTCGATGCGCTGCATCTCGCGTACGCCGAGTCGGTTCCGTGCGATATACTCTTCACGGTGGACGACGCGTTCGTCCGGCGTGCGGCCCGGCTGTCGCCCCCGTCGCCGGTTCGGGTTGTGAACCCGGCGCCGTGGATTCTGGAGCATGAGCATGGCGGCGAAACCGCGTAG
- the pepF1 gene encoding Oligoendopeptidase F, plasmid: MQTQPSPREFPRTFVAAEADFGRWSVAENYYRELSERPVASQDQLERWLRDWSELDACFDEEGTGRYIAMTCQTDDAQRQERFRQFIEEVKPHREPWHDRLRRRLAELAGRFELPAKRYEVLLRSVRNAIELYRDENVALQTEDELLQADYQKITGAMTVQYDGREQTIAQIGRYLEEPDRAAREATWRLAGERYLADGAALTELYRKMVGLRDRIATNAHCRDFREYQFKHYERFDYTPDDCLAFHDAIERVVVPAARQLSEQRRKKLGLAALRPWDLSVDPDNLPPLRPFDSEQQLIDNCGSIFRRVHVELGKVFDALRDASSLDLGNRKGKAPGGYQATYHERRLPFIFMNAVGTDDDVRTLLHEGGHAFHTWACRSEPLLAYRHAPIEFSEVASMGMECLALPYMHVFYSDDDRRRATRQFFEKIVRFFPFMARIDAFQHHVYTHIGEGPEEWSGHWQQLTRRFGGDVDWSGLERFDRLSWQRKLHLYEVPFYYVEYGIAQLGALQVWLNSRRDFEQAVSFYRNGLALGGSRPVPELFAAAGCRFDFSEKTLRPLIEAVMQELERLGP, encoded by the coding sequence ATGCAAACCCAGCCCTCCCCGCGCGAGTTTCCGCGCACGTTTGTCGCGGCCGAGGCCGATTTCGGCCGCTGGAGCGTCGCCGAGAACTACTATCGCGAGTTGAGCGAGCGCCCGGTCGCTTCGCAGGATCAGCTCGAACGCTGGCTGCGCGACTGGAGCGAGCTGGACGCCTGCTTCGACGAGGAGGGCACCGGCCGCTACATCGCCATGACCTGCCAGACCGACGACGCCCAGCGCCAGGAGCGTTTCCGGCAGTTCATCGAAGAGGTGAAGCCGCACCGCGAGCCGTGGCATGACCGTCTGCGGCGGCGGCTGGCGGAGCTGGCCGGCCGGTTTGAGTTGCCGGCGAAGCGTTACGAGGTGCTGCTGCGCAGCGTGCGCAACGCGATCGAGCTGTATCGCGATGAGAACGTCGCCTTGCAGACTGAGGACGAGCTGCTGCAGGCGGATTACCAGAAAATCACCGGGGCGATGACGGTGCAGTACGACGGGCGCGAGCAGACGATCGCCCAGATCGGCCGCTACCTGGAGGAGCCGGATCGGGCGGCGCGGGAGGCGACCTGGCGGCTGGCGGGCGAGCGTTATCTCGCGGATGGCGCTGCGCTGACCGAGCTGTATCGCAAGATGGTGGGACTGCGCGACCGCATCGCGACGAACGCGCATTGCCGCGATTTCCGCGAGTACCAGTTCAAGCACTACGAGCGCTTCGACTACACGCCCGACGACTGCCTGGCCTTTCACGACGCGATCGAGCGCGTCGTCGTGCCCGCGGCCCGGCAGCTTTCCGAGCAGCGCCGCAAGAAGCTGGGGCTGGCGGCGCTGCGGCCGTGGGACCTGTCGGTCGATCCGGACAACCTGCCGCCCCTGCGTCCGTTCGACAGCGAGCAGCAACTGATCGACAACTGCGGCAGCATCTTCCGCCGTGTGCATGTCGAGCTGGGCAAGGTCTTCGACGCGCTGCGTGACGCCAGCTCGCTGGACCTCGGCAACCGCAAGGGCAAAGCGCCGGGCGGCTACCAGGCGACGTATCACGAGCGGCGGCTGCCGTTTATTTTCATGAACGCGGTCGGCACGGACGACGACGTGCGCACGCTGCTGCACGAGGGCGGGCACGCGTTTCATACCTGGGCGTGCCGCAGCGAGCCGTTGCTGGCGTATCGCCACGCCCCGATCGAATTCTCGGAAGTGGCGTCGATGGGAATGGAGTGTTTGGCGCTGCCGTACATGCACGTGTTCTACAGCGACGATGACCGGCGACGGGCGACGCGGCAATTCTTCGAGAAGATCGTGCGGTTCTTCCCGTTCATGGCCCGCATCGACGCGTTTCAACATCACGTTTACACGCACATCGGCGAAGGGCCCGAAGAGTGGAGCGGCCACTGGCAGCAACTGACGCGGCGCTTCGGCGGCGACGTCGACTGGAGCGGGCTGGAGCGCTTCGACCGGCTCTCATGGCAGCGCAAGCTGCACCTCTACGAGGTGCCGTTCTACTACGTGGAGTACGGGATCGCGCAGCTCGGAGCGCTGCAGGTCTGGCTCAATTCGCGGCGTGATTTTGAGCAGGCGGTCAGCTTCTATCGCAACGGGCTGGCGCTGGGCGGGTCGCGCCCGGTTCCGGAGCTGTTCGCGGCGGCCGGCTGCCGGTTTGATTTCTCGGAGAAGACGCTGCGCCCGCTGATCGAGGCGGTGATGCAGGAACTGGAGCGGCTCGGGCCATGA
- the ravA_1 gene encoding ATPase RavA, with amino-acid sequence MAEQPAHEPTFDPAESAASASSAAAPVLPAMDDVQAVARLREAYAVIREELSRVIVGQQEVIDQLLIALFARGHVILEGVPGLAKTLLISSLARCLGLEFRRIQFTPDLMPSDITGTEVIQEDRRTGQRSFRFLPGPIFANVLLADEINRTPPKTQAALLEAMQERQVTVGGVNHAIAPPFFVLATQNPIEQEGTYPLPEAQQDRFMFKVLVDYPSYDDEYLIAQRTTGEGLPEPRIILSREEILLLQMVVRRVPTAASIIHHALDLVRRTRPADSHHAGDGRAKPGGGGHDVVKQMVTFGAGPRAVQFILLGAKARAVMLGRNHVSLEDVRAMAHPVLRHRIITNYAAEAEGFSPDRIIDEVLASVPAREGSEAAHAGVAEVLKA; translated from the coding sequence ATGGCCGAACAGCCAGCCCATGAACCGACGTTCGATCCGGCTGAATCAGCGGCGTCCGCGTCGTCCGCCGCCGCACCGGTGCTGCCGGCGATGGACGACGTTCAGGCGGTCGCCCGGCTGCGCGAGGCGTACGCGGTCATTCGCGAGGAGCTCTCGCGCGTGATCGTCGGGCAGCAGGAGGTCATCGATCAACTTCTGATTGCGCTCTTCGCCCGCGGGCATGTCATTCTGGAGGGCGTGCCGGGGCTGGCCAAGACGCTGCTGATCAGCTCGCTGGCGCGCTGCCTGGGACTCGAGTTTCGCCGCATTCAGTTCACACCCGACCTGATGCCGTCGGACATCACCGGCACGGAGGTGATCCAGGAAGATCGCCGCACCGGGCAGCGCTCCTTCCGATTTCTGCCGGGGCCGATTTTCGCGAACGTGCTGCTGGCGGACGAAATCAACCGCACGCCGCCCAAGACGCAGGCGGCGCTCCTGGAAGCGATGCAGGAGCGGCAGGTGACGGTGGGCGGCGTGAACCACGCGATTGCGCCGCCGTTCTTCGTGCTGGCGACCCAGAACCCGATTGAGCAGGAAGGGACGTATCCGCTGCCCGAGGCGCAGCAGGATCGTTTCATGTTCAAGGTGCTGGTCGACTATCCCAGCTACGACGACGAGTACCTCATCGCGCAGCGCACCACCGGCGAAGGCCTGCCCGAGCCGCGCATCATTCTCTCGCGCGAGGAAATCCTGCTGTTGCAGATGGTCGTCCGCCGCGTGCCGACGGCGGCGAGCATCATCCATCACGCGCTCGATCTCGTGCGGCGGACGCGGCCGGCGGACTCGCATCACGCCGGAGACGGCCGCGCCAAGCCGGGAGGCGGCGGGCACGACGTGGTGAAACAGATGGTGACGTTCGGGGCCGGGCCGCGCGCGGTGCAGTTCATCCTGCTGGGCGCGAAGGCCCGCGCGGTGATGCTCGGCCGCAATCACGTCAGCCTGGAGGATGTCCGCGCCATGGCGCATCCGGTGCTGCGGCATCGCATCATCACCAATTACGCGGCCGAGGCCGAGGGCTTCTCGCCTGACCGGATCATCGACGAAGTGCTGGCGAGCGTGCCTGCGCGCGAAGGGAGCGAAGCCGCGCATGCCGGCGTCGCGGAAGTACTTAAAGCCTGA
- the glmM gene encoding Phosphoglucosamine mutase, whose product MALMVGVSGVRGLVGSTLTPSLVLEFAQAYGTLLGGGRVVLARDSRPSGEMFAAAAAAGLAAAGCHVTHLGIVMTPAVGFAIREGKFAGGVSITASHNPAEWNGVKFLDELGVAPDAVRAREIAAIRSQGRLRSVAENFGALTSDPNAGARHASAVLAQVEVNTAPLKGLKVVLDSINGAGCLHTPAFLKTLGCDVIHLNAAPDGRFSHPPEPIRENLGQLCAAVRRHRAAAGFAQDPDADRLAIVDENGTYIGEEYTLALAVESVLSRRRGPVAANFSTSRMIDDIARRYEVNVFRTPTGESHVARAMLAAGCVIGGEGNGGVIDPRVCLVRDSLSAMSLVLQRMAATGKSLSGLAADIPAYAVVKQKFECPPERIQAAVAAVGAAFAGEKLDATDGVRVDFPSAWVQIRGSNTEPILRIIAEAPCEADAQELIRKTRAAAGF is encoded by the coding sequence ATGGCGTTGATGGTCGGAGTTTCGGGCGTGCGCGGCCTGGTCGGAAGCACGCTGACGCCTTCGCTGGTGCTGGAGTTCGCCCAGGCGTATGGCACGCTGCTGGGCGGCGGGCGCGTCGTGCTGGCGCGCGACTCGCGACCCAGCGGAGAGATGTTCGCCGCCGCCGCCGCCGCCGGGCTGGCGGCGGCCGGTTGTCACGTGACCCATCTCGGCATCGTCATGACGCCTGCGGTCGGCTTCGCCATCCGCGAGGGGAAATTTGCCGGCGGCGTCAGCATCACGGCCAGTCACAATCCGGCGGAGTGGAACGGCGTCAAGTTCCTGGACGAGCTGGGCGTCGCGCCAGACGCGGTGCGGGCCCGCGAGATCGCCGCGATTCGCAGTCAGGGCCGCCTGCGGAGCGTCGCGGAAAACTTCGGTGCGCTGACCAGCGACCCGAACGCCGGAGCGCGGCACGCCTCTGCCGTCCTCGCGCAGGTCGAGGTGAACACGGCGCCGTTGAAAGGCCTCAAGGTCGTCCTCGACAGCATCAACGGCGCCGGCTGCCTGCACACGCCAGCGTTTCTGAAAACGCTCGGCTGCGACGTCATTCACCTCAACGCTGCGCCCGACGGCCGCTTTTCGCATCCACCCGAGCCGATCCGCGAGAACCTGGGGCAGCTCTGCGCCGCGGTCCGCCGGCATCGCGCCGCCGCGGGCTTCGCCCAGGATCCGGACGCCGACCGGCTGGCGATCGTGGATGAGAATGGAACGTACATCGGCGAGGAATACACGCTGGCGCTGGCGGTCGAGTCGGTGCTGTCGCGAAGGCGCGGCCCGGTGGCCGCCAATTTCAGCACATCCCGCATGATCGACGACATCGCCCGCCGATATGAAGTGAACGTGTTTCGCACGCCCACCGGCGAATCGCACGTCGCCCGCGCCATGCTCGCCGCGGGCTGCGTCATCGGCGGCGAAGGCAACGGCGGCGTGATCGACCCACGCGTCTGCCTGGTGCGCGATTCGCTCTCCGCCATGAGCCTGGTGTTGCAGCGGATGGCCGCGACCGGAAAATCGCTGAGCGGACTGGCGGCCGACATCCCGGCATACGCGGTCGTGAAGCAGAAATTCGAGTGTCCGCCGGAGCGGATACAGGCGGCCGTGGCGGCCGTCGGCGCCGCGTTCGCGGGCGAGAAGCTGGACGCAACGGACGGCGTACGCGTTGACTTTCCGTCTGCATGGGTGCAGATTCGCGGATCAAACACCGAGCCGATCCTCCGCATCATCGCCGAGGCGCCGTGCGAGGCGGACGCGCAGGAGTTGATTCGCAAGACCCGCGCCGCGGCTGGATTCTGA
- a CDS encoding hypothetical protein (Aerotolerance regulator N-terminal) — protein MSGAILALGVINAGLLAGLGLALVPVIIHFLSRRRYRRMPWAATVFLLEAEKENRRRVRFEQWLLLALRCLAMALLALLVARPFARAGIVGSLLGSGAAAQRIIVLDDSASSGYRATTRSDLERICEAATRLLAWLREESPQDAVSVWLTSRDAEPLVSRTPLESISVESVRAKLGELRPAALRARPARVLKSIFARTALGSVAEMYLLSDFQRSDWLEGPDAASVALDSLRGAAGKDAPSIVLAPVGEAVRPNLAILEIAPTRPQTIAGLPALIEAVVANLTTRPLKDAALAVALDRAAVPAAPIEPIEPGGRGRVLLEVTFPDEGFHELSVSLTANDTLSVDDLRRASFWVRPAISVLLINGQPAADPATDEVALLRYALAPPGPFSSGVNVEVITADELETSDLGRFEAVLACNIAAPTEGAAAALVRYVQAGGGVVFFLGENTGDPDGFNRALFDEGRGVLPAPLVSRAAVGGDGVGLVRVGAHPITAMFPAGAESISEYVHFREFYRCAEPGGADAGKAGADGREAPRDSTGAAAAPASAPASSAASVVARYLDAENSAAWVERVIGRGRAMLFTSTIDQDWNDWARAPDGSYVVTLLELVQHVARRSPHAMSYDAGEALELAVSPEAYDPTAVFKSPAFPEVPSTPARVRESELLPGQLMTLVGPPADAIGAWQIELRTRDGREEVRPLCVNLDPRESDLTPASSAELEALFRGLPLRIASVDQFLTGRERGRYEIWPTVLLVLVGVLLMEQTLAWWFGRAPAGGLPAGPSRFARRGRR, from the coding sequence GTGAGCGGGGCGATCCTGGCGCTGGGCGTCATCAACGCCGGCCTGCTGGCGGGGCTGGGTCTGGCGCTCGTCCCGGTCATCATTCACTTCCTCTCGCGCCGCCGTTATCGCCGCATGCCCTGGGCGGCGACGGTTTTTCTGCTCGAAGCGGAGAAAGAGAACCGTCGGCGGGTGCGCTTTGAGCAGTGGCTGCTCCTGGCGCTGCGCTGCCTGGCGATGGCGCTCCTGGCGTTGCTGGTGGCCCGGCCGTTCGCGCGCGCCGGGATCGTCGGTTCGCTGCTCGGCAGCGGGGCTGCGGCCCAGCGGATCATCGTCCTCGACGACTCCGCCAGCAGCGGTTACCGCGCCACCACCCGCAGCGATCTGGAACGCATCTGCGAGGCGGCCACACGCCTGCTGGCCTGGCTGCGCGAAGAATCGCCCCAGGACGCCGTGAGCGTGTGGCTCACGTCGCGCGACGCGGAGCCGCTCGTTTCTCGCACGCCGCTGGAATCGATCAGCGTCGAGTCGGTTCGCGCGAAGCTGGGCGAGCTCCGCCCGGCGGCGCTGCGCGCCCGGCCGGCCCGCGTCCTGAAATCCATCTTCGCCCGGACGGCGCTGGGCAGCGTGGCGGAGATGTACCTGCTTTCCGATTTTCAGCGCAGCGACTGGCTCGAGGGTCCGGACGCCGCGTCGGTCGCGCTGGATTCATTGCGCGGCGCGGCGGGCAAGGATGCTCCGTCGATCGTGCTGGCGCCCGTCGGCGAGGCGGTGCGTCCGAATCTCGCGATCCTCGAAATCGCTCCGACTCGGCCGCAGACGATCGCCGGGCTGCCGGCGCTGATCGAGGCGGTCGTCGCGAACCTGACGACGCGGCCGCTCAAGGACGCCGCGCTGGCCGTCGCGCTGGATCGCGCCGCTGTGCCGGCGGCGCCGATCGAGCCGATTGAACCCGGCGGTCGCGGCCGCGTGCTGCTTGAAGTGACATTTCCGGATGAGGGGTTTCATGAGCTGTCCGTCTCGCTGACGGCCAATGACACGCTGTCGGTGGATGACCTGCGCCGCGCGAGCTTCTGGGTGCGCCCGGCGATCTCGGTGCTGCTCATCAATGGCCAGCCGGCCGCCGACCCGGCCACGGACGAAGTCGCGCTCCTGCGCTACGCGCTGGCGCCGCCCGGACCCTTCTCGTCGGGTGTCAACGTCGAAGTCATCACGGCGGACGAGCTGGAGACATCCGACCTGGGCCGTTTCGAAGCGGTGCTGGCGTGCAACATCGCCGCGCCGACCGAGGGCGCCGCGGCGGCGCTGGTGCGCTACGTGCAGGCCGGCGGCGGGGTGGTCTTTTTTCTGGGTGAAAACACGGGCGATCCGGATGGGTTCAACCGGGCGCTGTTCGACGAAGGCCGCGGCGTGCTGCCGGCGCCGCTCGTGTCGCGCGCGGCGGTGGGAGGCGACGGAGTCGGGCTGGTGCGGGTCGGCGCGCATCCGATCACCGCGATGTTCCCTGCCGGCGCCGAGTCAATCTCCGAGTACGTCCATTTTCGCGAGTTCTATCGCTGCGCCGAGCCGGGCGGCGCGGATGCCGGAAAGGCCGGCGCCGACGGACGCGAGGCGCCGCGCGATTCCACTGGAGCGGCGGCCGCGCCGGCTTCGGCGCCGGCCTCCAGCGCGGCGAGCGTCGTGGCGCGCTACCTGGATGCCGAGAACTCCGCCGCCTGGGTGGAGCGCGTCATCGGCCGCGGCCGCGCGATGCTGTTCACGTCGACGATCGACCAGGATTGGAACGACTGGGCCCGCGCGCCGGACGGCAGCTACGTGGTCACGCTGCTGGAGCTGGTGCAGCATGTCGCCCGCCGCAGTCCGCACGCAATGTCCTATGACGCCGGCGAGGCGCTGGAGCTGGCCGTGTCGCCGGAAGCGTACGATCCGACCGCGGTCTTCAAATCGCCTGCATTTCCTGAGGTGCCCTCGACGCCGGCGCGCGTGCGTGAATCGGAGTTGCTGCCCGGACAACTGATGACGCTCGTCGGCCCGCCGGCCGATGCGATCGGCGCCTGGCAGATCGAGCTGCGGACGCGCGACGGACGCGAGGAAGTCCGGCCGTTGTGCGTGAATCTCGATCCGCGTGAATCCGACCTGACCCCGGCTTCCAGCGCTGAACTGGAAGCGCTCTTTCGCGGGCTGCCGCTGCGCATCGCCTCCGTCGACCAGTTCCTGACCGGGCGCGAGCGCGGCCGCTACGAAATCTGGCCCACCGTCCTGCTCGTGCTGGTCGGCGTGCTCCTGATGGAGCAGACGCTGGCCTGGTGGTTCGGCCGCGCGCCCGCGGGCGGTCTGCCGGCGGGACCCTCGCGCTTCGCGCGCCGGGGGCGGCGGTGA